In the Gossypium raimondii isolate GPD5lz chromosome 9, ASM2569854v1, whole genome shotgun sequence genome, one interval contains:
- the LOC105799507 gene encoding galactan beta-1,4-galactosyltransferase GALS1 codes for MRKEAVPSTVPFTATTVGKKLFLCFETKPLVVTLLILTFVMLLWNFPPYYQNLSTTRPCSAAPLASVVAAASTSLFSTNASLPYTATPAGEKKYYSDPKVKPRDPNKRVFEAYGNAAALFVQMGAYRGGPTTFAVVGLASKPIHVFGRPWYKCEWISNNGSSFRAKAYKMLPDWGYGRVYTVVVVNCTFPFNPNQDNLGGKLMINAYYGESPRKYERFTALEETPGSYNDAKYRPPFQYEYLYCGSSLYGNLSADRIREWMAYHAWFFGASSHFVFHDAGGVSPEVRAALEPWVRAGRATIQDIRDQAQFDGYYYNQFLVVNDCLHRYRHAANWTFYFDVDEYIYLPDGNTLESVLNEFSAYTQFTIEQNPMSSLLCLNDFSQQYSRQWGFEKLLFRESRTGIRRDRKYAIQAKNAFATGVHMSENVIGKTLHKTETKIRYYHYHNTITVHQELCREYLPPSAKNNVTWFNKLPYVYDDNMKKLANTIKEFERKTIGDLGSL; via the exons ATGAGGAAAGAAGCAGTGCCCTCCACCGTCCCTTTCACCGCCACCACCGTTGGCAAGAAGCTATTCCTTTGCTTTGAAACTAAACCCTTAGTTGTTACATTGCTTATTCTTACCTTTGTTATGCTTCTCTGGAACTTCCCTCCTTACTACCAAAACCTCTCTACCACCCGTCCCTGTTCAGCTGCTCCTCTCGCCTCCGTCGTCGCTGCCGCCTCCACTAGCTTATTCTCCACCAATGCATCACTCCCTTACACAGCCACCCCCGCAGGTGAAAAGAAGTACTACTCGGATCCTAAAGTTAAACCCAGGGACCCCAACAAGCGGGTCTTCGAGGCTTACGGTAACGCTGCTGCTTTGTTTGTGCAGATGGGTGCTTACAGGGGCGGTCCTACAACATTCGCGGTGGTGGGATTGGCTTCCAAACCCATTCACGTTTTCGGCCGCCCCTGGTACAAATGCGAATGGATCTCAAATAATGGGTCATCTTTCAGAGCCAAGGCCTACAAAATGCTTCCAGATTGGGGGTATGGGCGTGTTTACACCGTGGTGGTGGTGAATTGCACTTTCCCATTCAACCCAAACCAAGACAACCTCGGTGGTAAGCTGATGATCAACGCCTACTACGGTGAGTCCCCAAGGAAGTACGAGAGGTTCACAGCGTTGGAGGAGACCCCTGGATCTTACAATGACGCCAAGTACCGGCCACCATTTCAGTACGAATATTTGTACTGTGGGTCGTCTCTGTACGGGAACCTCAGCGCTGACAGGATAAGAGAATGGATGGCTTACCACGCCTGGTTCTTTGGGGCAAGCTCGCATTTCGTGTTTCATGATGCGGGCGGGGTCTCCCCGGAGGTCAGAGCGGCTCTCGAACCTTGGGTGCGTGCCGGAAGGGCTACGATTCAAGACATTCGGGACCAGGCGCAGTTCGATGGGTATTATTATAACCAGTTTTTGGTGGTGAATGATTGTTTGCATCGCTATCGACACGCTGCCAATTGGACTTTCTACTTCGATGTGGACGAGTATATCTATTTACCTGATGGAAACACTTTGGAGTCGGTGTTAAATGAATTCTCCGCTTATACACAGTTTACTATTGAGCAGAATCCAATGTCCAGCCTGCTCTGCTTAAATGATTTCTCTCAACAATATTCCAG GCAATGGGGATTCGAGAAGCTTCTGTTTAGAGAATCAAGAACGGGAATTCGGCGTGACAGGAAATATGCAATTCAGGCAAAGAATGCATTCGCAACGGGAGTGCATATGTCGGAGAATGTGATTGGGAAAACATTACATAAAACAGAAACAAAGATTCGTTATTATCACTATCACAACACCATTACCGTCCACCAAGAGCTATGCAGAGAGTACCTCCCTCCCTCTGCAAAAAACAATGTCACTTGGTTCAATAAGCTACCCTATGTCTACGATGATAACATGAAGAAACTGGCCAACACCATCAAGGAATTCGAGCGTAAAACCATTGGAGACCTGGGTTCTCTATGA
- the LOC105799506 gene encoding zinc finger CCCH domain-containing protein 30 produces the protein MNHLTLETEDTFASLLELAANNDVVGFKRSIQRDPSGVDEVGLWYGRPKGSKQMVNNERTPLMVAATYGSIDVIKLILSSSDADINRVCGHDKSTALHCAASGGASNAIDVVKLLLAAGADANLVDANGHLPIDVIVVPPKLQFAKLTLEQLLATKSSVLEQNLRVSTAVTNSGSNPPSPSRENGSPTSGLGSPQKLKSTNAPFSSTSEKKEYPIDPSLPDIKNSIYSTDEFRMYSFKVRPCSRAYSHDWTECPFVHPGENARRRDPRKFHYSCVPCPDFRKGACRRGDMCEYAHGVFECWLHPAQYRTRLCKDGTSCARRVCFFAHTAEELRPLYVSTGSAVLSPRSSTSGATAMDFAAALSLLPGSPSSVSVMSPSPFTPPMSPSANGMSHSNVAWPQPNVPALHLPGSNLQSSRLRSSLNARDIPTEDFNLLPDFDVQQQQLINELSSLSQPSMSSNSLNRSGRLKTLTPSNLDDLFSAENSSLQYSDQALAAAVYSPTHKSAVLNQFQQQQSMLSPINTNFSPKNIEHPLLQASLSGRMSPRNVEPISPMSSRVSMLVQREKQQQFRSLSSRELGSGSSATVGSPVNSWWGSSNGKPDWAVDADGSGKLRRSSSFELGNGDEPDLSWVQSLVKESPTEVKEKTGVPVSGVTLNASTGLGSSMNSRIDPVDTAVLGAWIEQMKLDELVAQQN, from the coding sequence ATGAATCACTTGACTCTAGAAACTGAAGATACTTTTGCAAGCTTGCTTGAGCTTGCCGCTAATAATGATGTCGTGGGCTTTAAACGATCCATCCAACGTGACCCTTCTGGTGTAGATGAAGTAGGGCTGTGGTACGGTCGTCCCAAGGGCTCAAAGCAGATGGTTAACAATGAAAGAACACCTTTGATGGTTGCTGCTACATATGGTAGCATCGATGTTATTAAGCTGATCCTATCTTCATCCGATGCTGATATTAATCGTGTGTGCGGCCATGACAAAAGCACTGCACTCCACTGTGCTGCCTCTGGTGGGGCTTCAAATGCTATTGATGTTGTGAAGCTGCTTTTAGCAGCTGGGGCCGATGCCAATTTGGTTGATGCAAATGGTCATCTTCCTATTGATGTTATTGTTGTTCCTCCAAAGCTTCAATTTGCAAAATTAACTCTTGAACAACTCCTCGCGACCAAGAGTTCTGTTCTAGAGCAGAATTTAAGGGTGTCAACAGCTGTCACGAATTCGGGCTCGAATCCTCCTTCGCCCTCTCGAGAAAATGGGTCACCTACATCTGGTTTAGGTTCCCCTCAGAAGCTGAAGTCAACTAATGCTCCTTTTTCTTCCACATCAGAGAAGAAAGAATACCCAATCGACCCATCTCTTCCAGATATCAAGAACAGCATCTATTCAACTGATGAGTTCCGAATGTATTCGTTTAAGGTGCGGCCTTGTTCTCGCGCCTACTCCCATGATTGGACTGAGTGTCCATTTGTTCATCCAGGTGAGAATGCTCGAAGAAGGGATCCTAGGAAGTTCCATTACAGTTGTGTTCCTTGTCCCGATTTTCGCAAGGGGGCATGTAGACGTGGTGATATGTGTGAATATGCACATGGCGTTTTCGAATGCTGGCTACACCCTGCTCAATACCGAACCCGGCTGTGCAAGGACGGTACTAGTTGTGCAAGGAGAGTGTGTTTCTTTGCTCATACTGCTGAGGAACTCCGGCCTCTATATGTCTCCACTGGTTCTGCTGTTCTATCTCCTCGTTCAAGTACTTCTGGTGCTACAGCTATGGATTTTGCTGCAGCCTTGAGTCTGTTACCTGGATCGCCTTCTTCTGTATCCGTAATGTCTCCGTCACCTTTCACACCTCCCATGTCTCCATCTGCTAATGGCATGTCTCATTCTAATGTTGCCTGGCCACAGCCCAATGTTCCGGCCCTGCATCTTCCTGGAAGCAATCTTCAATCTAGTCGCCTCAGATCTTCTCTTAATGCAAGAGACATTCCAACTGAAGACTTCAACTTGCTGCCGGATTTTGATGTGCAGCAACAACAGCTGATAAATGAGTTATCTAGCCTCTCTCAGCCCTCTATGAGTTCTAATTCTTTAAATCGATCTGGTCGATTGAAGACTCTGACTCCATCGAATCTTGATGATCTATTTTCGGCTGAGAACTCATCTCTGCAGTACTCCGATCAAGCATTGGCTGCGGCAGTTTACTCTCCCACCCATAAGTCTGCTGTTTTAAATCAATTCCAGCAGCAGCAAAGCATGTTATCACCTATAAACAcaaatttttctcctaaaaataTTGAACATCCTTTGTTGCAGGCTTCTCTATCTGGTAGGATGTCTCCACGAAACGTAGAACCTATCTCGCCAATGAGCTCTCGGGTTTCAATGTTAGTTCAACGCGAGAAGCAGCAACAGTTCCGCAGCCTAAGCTCTAGGGAGCTTGGTTCTGGCTCCTCTGCCACCGTTGGTTCCCCAGTAAATTCTTGGTGGGGATCCTCCAATGGGAAACCGGACTGGGCAGTCGATGCAGATGGCTCAGGCAAGCTTCGCAGGTCATCTTCATTTGAGCTTGGCAATGGAGACGAGCCCGATTTATCATGGGTTCAATCCCTTGTAAAAGAATCTCCCACTGAGGTCAAAGAGAAAACAGGTGTGCCTGTTTCAGGTGTAACACTTAATGCTTCTACAGGTCTAGGTTCAAGCATGAACTCTCGAATTGATCCGGTCGATACTGCAGTGTTGGGAGCATGGATCGAGCAAATGAAGCTTGATGAGCTCGTGGCTCAGCAAAACTGA